A segment of the bacterium genome:
AAGTGCAAATCGGCGCCGTCGCAGCGCCGGAAACCGGTCGCTCTGACGCGCACGCCGCCGCTCCCCCTTTTGCGGCCGGAATCTGGGATCCGGAGCGACGGGCGCTTTTGCAGCGGGATCCCCAAAAGTCCGAGCGTGAAGCCTACATCGACTTTAAAAGCATGTACCTCAAAAAGCGCAACATCGATCGCGGAACAGTCGTTCATTTTTACCTGTCCCAGTTGATTCGAGGCACGGAGGAGGAAAAAAGTCGGGGCCGCATCGAGACCGTCAGCCGGTTCGGAACGTTGCTTCCGCCGGCAGAGGTCCTGCATTTGCTGGATCAGGTTGATAGCCAATTGTCGGGACAGTATTCCGATCTGTTTTCCGATCGTTGGCGAGTTTTCACAGAACAGACGGTTTTCAGTCCAGACGGAAAAGAGCTGCGCATTGATCGCCTGCTTGTGGATGAAAAGAACCGACAGGTTGTCATCGTTGATTTTAAAACAGGCGAGCAGTATGACGAACTGCAGATGCACGTGTACGAAGAGGCGGTGGCTGCGCTGCCGGTGGTTCAGCAGGGACGGTACACCGTGCGGGGAGAGTTCGTTGAGGTTAAACTGGAGCTGGAGTGATGGTCACCATGGTCTCGTCCCAGCGAATCAGAACGTAGGCGCCGAAGCGGGCCCGCAGTTCCGGCGCCCCGGCAAAACCCAACACATAGCCGCGGTGATTCTTGAGCGGAATTCTGATCTCAATTTTTTCTCCTTCCAAATAGCGATTCCAAACCAGATAATCCACTTTGCAGCTCTGCAAAAAGGCGCGCAGTTGTCCCTGCTGCAACGCCCGCTGATAGTCCCAGCTGTTGACCAAGCCATCGCCGTTTATAACCGCCCTCTCTGAAAAATAGCCGATCACGCCGGATCCATCCACCTGAAAGATCCTTGTGTCCGGAGGGGTGTTGACCTTGATCCACTGAGCCAGCGCCCAGCAATCTCGGCGGCCGCTCCAGGTGATCTTTTTATGCACCATGGCGGCGAAAAGCCCCAGCAGCAGCACGACCATCATCGCGGTTCGCAACGCCTGAGTAAGGACGGGCCGTCTCTGAACGCGGCGATCCAACCAAACGCCCCAGACCAAAAACGAAATAACCAGAGGCAGAACAAAATACCAGAAGCGGATTTCACCCAGACCTCCCAAAACAAGAATCAGCGAATAGAATAAAACATAGACCGTCAAAGAGCAGAGCACGTGTAGGAAGGAAGCCTGTGCGGCCCTGGCTTTTTTTCGCCTGAGCCAGAGGGCTGTAGCCGTTGCGCTGATCAAACAGAAAAAGAAACGCGCCTTCAAGCTGATCCCTGCGGTCAACAGCCATCGGGTGGCAAACGTGCCGGGCCAGCCG
Coding sequences within it:
- a CDS encoding PD-(D/E)XK nuclease family protein — translated: VQIGAVAAPETGRSDAHAAAPPFAAGIWDPERRALLQRDPQKSEREAYIDFKSMYLKKRNIDRGTVVHFYLSQLIRGTEEEKSRGRIETVSRFGTLLPPAEVLHLLDQVDSQLSGQYSDLFSDRWRVFTEQTVFSPDGKELRIDRLLVDEKNRQVVIVDFKTGEQYDELQMHVYEEAVAALPVVQQGRYTVRGEFVEVKLELE